In the genome of Raphanus sativus cultivar WK10039 chromosome 4, ASM80110v3, whole genome shotgun sequence, one region contains:
- the LOC108822084 gene encoding glycosyltransferase BC10, producing MARRSPPQLPASRRGVVSFRWKLIFGAISASLCALALLSIHYHRQSRPIPSLSAARSRIPLQKYSGDRPKMAFLFLARLDLPLDFLWDRFFKGGDERNLSIYVHSTPGFTFDEDTTRSHFFHNRQLKNSIEVVWGEASMIAAERLLLASALEDPSNQRFLLLSDSCVPLYDFGYIYTYLMSSPKSFLDSFLDTKDQRYTMKMFPVIPKEKWRKGSQWISLIRSHAEVIVNDDTVFPVFQKFCKRSLPLDPTKKWLYLKHRRHNCIPDEHYVQTLLTMRGLESEMERRTVTYTTWNLLAKKAEAKSWHPLTFTSDNSGAKEIEEIKKINHVYYETEYRTEWCRANSKPVPCFLFARKFTRGAAMRLLSEGLVESSTDTTTTS from the exons ATGGCGCGGAGATCGCCGCCGCAGCTTCCGGCGTCTCGTCGCGGCGTTGTGTCGTTTCGGTGGAAGCTAATTTTCGGTGCAATCTCCGCCTCTCTATGCGCGCTAGCTCTTCTCAGTATCCACTACCACCGTCAGTCTCGTCCCATTCCGTCGCTCTCGGCCGCGAGATCTCGAATACCGCTCCAGAAATACTCCGGAGATCGTCCGAAGATGGCGTTCCTTTTCCTGGCTCGACTTGACCTGCCTCTCGATTTCCTGTGGGACAGATTCTTCAAGGGCGGAGATGAGAGGAACTTGTCAATCTATGTACATTCAACACCTGGTTTCACCTTCGACGAAGACACCACTCGATCACACTTCTTCCACAATCGCCAGTTGAAGAATAGTATCGAGGTGGTTTGGGGAGAAGCAAGCATGATTGCTGCTGAGAGATTGCTGCTTGCTTCCGCCTTGGAGGATCCTTCTAATCAAAGATTTCTTCTTTTATCTGATAG CTGTGTTCCCTTATACGACTTTGGTTACATTTACACTTATCTAATGTCTTCACCGAAGAGCTTTCTAGATAG ttTTCTTGATACTAAAGATCAGCGTTACACCATGAAAATGTTCCCTGTCATACCCAAAGAGAAATGGCGAAAAGGATCTCAG TGGATATCGTTGATTAGAAGCCACGCAGAGGTCATTGTTAATGACGACACTGTGTTCCCAGTTTTCCAGAAGTTCTGCAAG CGATCTCTACCTCTGGATCCCACTAAGAAATGGCTATATCTT AAACACAGACGTCACAACTGCATCCCTGATGAACACTACGTTCAAACTCTACTTACA ATGCGTGGCTTGGAAAGTGAAATGGAACGGAGAACAGTGACATACACTACATGGAACCTATTAGCCAAAAAAGCGGAAGCTAAATCATGGCATCCTCTAACTTTCACATCTGACAATTCCGGAGCAAAGGAGAtagaagaaataaagaaaatcaACCATGTATACTATGAAACGGAGTATCGAACAGAATGGTGCCGGGCTAATTCAAAACCCGTCCCTTGCTTTCTCTTTGCGAGGAAGTTCACTAGAGGAGCTGCGATGCGTCTTTTGAGTGAAGGATTAGTAGAATCATCAACAGATACAACAACAACCTCTTGA